In one Plasmodium reichenowi strain SY57 chromosome 7, whole genome shotgun sequence genomic region, the following are encoded:
- a CDS encoding hypothetical protein (conserved Plasmodium protein, unknown function), with protein MFISEDLDPEALKNEANIKWKEGNMEEANIIWRQALKECIKYSMRGIPTNKNRDMQISLRLNLSLYHYKKKEYSDCINQCNIIIDNLLNLDEMLQYYDMGDEEENKKENNNNDDDKGDHMDDDKNEPKDDDKGDHMDDDKGDHMDDDKGDHMDDDKNEPKDDDKGDHMDDDKGDHMSDDKNEPKDDDKGDHNYDDKDKSNVNLQEKKYIIKKDILIKIFLRRASSFLCLQEFNKCNEDLGIIKKLENNDAEAAILEKKMIIEKKYYERKQKELYKKMCNSK; from the exons atgtttatatcTGAGGACTTAGACCCAGAAGCACTGAAAAATGAAGCTAACATAAAATGGAAAGAG gGAAATATGGAAGAGGCTAATATAATATGGAGGCAGGCACTAAAGgaatgtataaaatattctaTGAGAG GTATTCCTACAAACAAAAATAGAGATATGCAAATATCTCTCAGATTAaatttatctttatatcattataaaaaaaaagaatacTCAGATTGTATAAATCAGTgcaatataataatagataATTTGTTGAATCTGGACGAAATGTTGCAGTATTATGATATGGGAGATGAGgaagaaaacaaaaaggagaataacaataatgatgatgataaagGTGATCATATggatgatgataaaaatgaacCTAAGGATGATGATAAAGGTGATCATATGGATGATGATAAAGGTGATCATATGGATGATGATAAAGGTGATCATATggatgatgataaaaatgaacCTAAGGATGACGATAAAGGTGATCATATGGATGATGATAAAGGTGATCATATGagtgatgataaaaatgaacCTAAGGATGACGATAAAGGTGATcataattatgatgataaagATAAATCTAATGTTAACCTACAggagaaaaaatatataataaagaaagacattcttattaaaatatttttaagaaGAGCTAgttcatttttatgtttacAA gaatttaataaatgtaatGAAGACCTAGGTATAATTAAAAAGTTAGAAAACAATGATGCTGAAGCAGCTATTTTAgagaagaaaatgataatagaaaaaaaatattatgaaagaaaacaaaaagagttgtataaaaaaatgtgtaACAGCAAATAA